Proteins encoded within one genomic window of Cytophagales bacterium:
- a CDS encoding glycosyltransferase encodes MSFSPEEILLYLFLALAGLHLIPVLIKTLALIFTPTSPSSVENPPVTVIVCARNEEANLKELVPLLLEQDHTAYEVVIVLDRCFDESLAYMKSLEPNHPNLRTMIIDYVPDQFHPKKFGLTLAIKGAKYDWVLLTDADCRPASSSWVSGMAQHFTAERDIVLGYSPYFQEKGFLNAYIGYETFNTAYQYLSSARLGIPYMGVGRNLAYRKSLFLDNLGFGANQSITGGDDDLFVQSHANHRNTGIAVSPDLMVHSKPKQKWSEYLQQKKRHYSVSKFYRPIIIFRHLLRGNIHLLLWVSFIILAFLNVETLLVYGTMLGVLALKGIFFKWSTQKMGQGYKFWFTPFLDLAYATFTPVISTVAFFRKNIRWN; translated from the coding sequence GTGTCTTTTAGCCCAGAAGAAATATTACTTTATCTCTTCCTTGCCCTGGCAGGATTACACCTCATTCCTGTGTTGATCAAAACACTTGCATTGATTTTCACACCGACTTCACCATCCTCCGTTGAGAATCCTCCGGTCACAGTGATTGTCTGTGCAAGAAATGAAGAAGCTAACCTGAAGGAACTGGTGCCTTTGCTGTTGGAGCAGGACCATACGGCTTATGAAGTAGTGATCGTTCTGGACCGGTGTTTTGACGAAAGTCTGGCTTACATGAAGTCGCTGGAGCCTAATCATCCGAACCTGAGGACCATGATCATTGATTATGTACCGGATCAGTTCCATCCTAAGAAATTTGGTCTCACGCTGGCCATTAAAGGGGCAAAATACGATTGGGTTTTACTGACTGATGCCGATTGCCGACCGGCTTCTTCCTCGTGGGTCAGCGGAATGGCGCAACACTTTACTGCGGAACGGGACATTGTGCTGGGTTATTCACCGTATTTTCAGGAAAAAGGCTTTCTGAACGCGTACATCGGTTATGAAACGTTCAATACGGCTTACCAGTATCTTTCTTCCGCCCGACTGGGCATTCCTTATATGGGTGTTGGCAGGAATCTGGCCTATCGAAAATCACTGTTCCTGGATAACCTGGGGTTTGGTGCCAATCAAAGCATCACAGGTGGAGATGATGACCTGTTTGTGCAATCACATGCTAACCATCGCAATACCGGAATCGCTGTAAGCCCCGACCTCATGGTCCATTCCAAACCCAAACAGAAATGGAGTGAATATCTCCAACAAAAGAAACGACATTACTCCGTCTCCAAATTCTACAGACCGATTATCATTTTCCGGCACTTGCTACGTGGAAATATTCACCTTCTTCTTTGGGTTAGTTTCATTATTTTAGCCTTTCTAAACGTCGAAACACTTTTGGTCTACGGAACAATGCTTGGCGTTTTAGCGTTGAAAGGAATATTTTTCAAGTGGTCAACTCAAAAAATGGGACAGGGATATAAGTTTTGGTTTACTCCTTTTCTTGATCTGGCATACGCCACGTTCACTCCTGTGATCAGTACGGTTGCATTCTTCAGAAAAAACATCAGATGGAATTAG
- the rsmG gene encoding 16S rRNA (guanine(527)-N(7))-methyltransferase RsmG, translating to MLFDQSVVARYFPNLSELQAKQFSEIGDIYADWNAKINVVSRKYFDDFYIRHVLHSLSIAKFITFKDGSRVMDLGTGGGFPGVPLAIMFPNVEFILIDSIGKKIRVVNDAAAQLGLTNVTGIQSRSEIIEGPFDFIVTRAVARSAKLYQWSKKQIATSHKHEIRNGIICQKGGDLDEELKELNRPYESVEVKAYFKEDYFRTKKLIYIPF from the coding sequence ATGCTATTCGACCAGTCAGTGGTTGCGAGGTATTTTCCTAACCTTTCCGAACTTCAGGCCAAACAGTTTTCAGAGATAGGCGACATCTACGCCGATTGGAATGCCAAAATCAATGTAGTGTCCCGAAAATATTTTGATGACTTCTACATCAGGCATGTCCTGCACAGCCTGTCCATTGCCAAATTCATCACATTCAAAGATGGGTCCAGGGTCATGGACCTGGGAACAGGTGGGGGATTTCCGGGTGTTCCACTGGCCATCATGTTTCCCAACGTTGAATTTATCCTGATAGACAGCATTGGGAAAAAGATCCGGGTGGTCAATGATGCTGCCGCACAATTGGGTCTGACCAATGTTACTGGCATCCAGTCTCGATCCGAAATTATCGAAGGCCCCTTTGATTTTATCGTTACCAGAGCCGTAGCACGTTCAGCTAAATTGTATCAATGGTCCAAAAAACAGATCGCTACATCGCACAAACATGAAATCCGTAACGGGATCATTTGTCAAAAAGGTGGTGATCTGGATGAGGAACTCAAGGAACTGAATCGACCGTATGAATCGGTTGAAGTTAAGGCGTATTTCAAAGAGGATTACTTCCGAACGAAAAAGTTGATTTATATTCCTTTTTGA
- a CDS encoding SusD/RagB family nutrient-binding outer membrane lipoprotein, with the protein MKLRKYKVLLMLTLMLTAFSCEDFFSDQNVDPNKPINVSVSGQLANVELILVDVWGGAFSRFNTMFMQQVQGVARQWTSFDQYVLTPNRFDNAWAEIYENALVELVSIKQQSIDNGYNHYLGVANVLEASAWMMATDVWGDIPFQEAVQGSENFNPAFEDQETVIYPAIIAQLEEAITLFNGTAGSVVPGSEDVFHGGDIDLWTKSANALLARAHLHQGNYSQALTHAQAAYEGAADNMAYTYPSVAAGAPWYRFNIGRTGDIEFHPTLRGIMEGFNDEARLDAWDITFDGSHPYLSATYRQEMISYREIQFIIAETAFRTGGSAATIREAYLNGIEASFAEAGVPEAYAAYAAQSAVDPGEGNITLEDIMIQKYIGLFTQAEVFSDWRRTGIPTLSPVSGTEVPRRWDYSFNEYLFNSNAPAQDANILFERVDWDN; encoded by the coding sequence ATGAAATTAAGAAAGTATAAAGTTTTGTTGATGCTGACACTGATGTTGACAGCATTCTCATGTGAGGATTTTTTCTCGGATCAAAATGTAGATCCTAACAAACCGATCAATGTCTCCGTCTCTGGTCAATTGGCTAATGTAGAGTTGATTCTGGTAGACGTGTGGGGCGGAGCATTCTCACGCTTCAACACGATGTTCATGCAGCAAGTACAAGGTGTCGCACGTCAGTGGACTTCTTTCGATCAGTACGTGCTTACGCCAAACAGATTTGACAATGCCTGGGCTGAGATCTATGAGAATGCACTCGTAGAATTGGTCAGCATCAAGCAGCAGTCTATCGACAATGGCTACAACCACTATCTCGGTGTAGCTAACGTATTGGAAGCTTCTGCCTGGATGATGGCTACTGACGTTTGGGGAGACATCCCATTTCAGGAAGCAGTTCAGGGTTCTGAGAACTTCAATCCTGCTTTCGAAGATCAGGAGACAGTGATCTACCCTGCGATCATCGCACAACTGGAAGAGGCCATCACTTTATTCAATGGCACCGCTGGTTCAGTAGTCCCTGGTAGCGAAGATGTGTTCCATGGTGGTGACATTGACTTGTGGACCAAGTCTGCGAATGCTTTATTGGCAAGAGCTCACTTGCATCAGGGCAATTACAGCCAGGCGTTGACACATGCACAAGCTGCTTACGAAGGTGCTGCAGATAACATGGCTTACACTTATCCAAGTGTGGCTGCTGGTGCGCCTTGGTACAGATTCAACATCGGAAGAACAGGTGATATCGAGTTCCATCCTACGCTGAGAGGCATCATGGAAGGATTCAACGACGAAGCGAGACTAGATGCATGGGACATCACATTTGATGGATCTCATCCTTATCTGTCTGCTACCTATCGCCAGGAAATGATCTCTTATCGTGAGATCCAATTCATCATTGCTGAGACGGCATTCCGTACCGGCGGGTCTGCGGCTACCATCAGAGAAGCTTACCTGAATGGTATCGAAGCTTCTTTCGCAGAAGCAGGCGTTCCAGAAGCCTATGCGGCTTATGCGGCTCAGAGTGCTGTTGATCCAGGTGAAGGTAACATCACCCTGGAGGACATCATGATCCAGAAATACATTGGACTGTTCACGCAGGCAGAAGTATTCAGTGATTGGAGAAGAACAGGCATTCCGACCTTATCTCCGGTTTCCGGAACTGAGGTGCCTAGAAGATGGGATTACAGCTTCAATGAATATCTGTTCAATTCCAATGCGCCTGCTCAGGATGCCAACATTCTGTTCGAACGTGTAGACTGGGATAACTAA
- a CDS encoding sigma-70 family RNA polymerase sigma factor, with translation MELDRQFSDKALHDFKLIDQATNQGDEGAFAKLMERYKKPVYHMILKMVRNVDDAEDLTIEAFAKAFKNLKRFKKDYTFSTWLFRIATNNAIDFIRKKKLETYSLNTSFTDESGDSVNIDVEDRNLTPDEETIKTQKIELVRMFVTKLPAKYQRLVRLRYFDELSYEEIAKELDAPLGTVKAQLHRARELMYDLVKDKKSHI, from the coding sequence ATGGAATTAGATCGACAGTTTTCAGATAAAGCTTTACACGACTTCAAACTGATCGACCAGGCCACCAATCAAGGGGATGAAGGTGCTTTTGCCAAGTTGATGGAACGGTACAAAAAACCGGTTTATCACATGATCCTGAAAATGGTCAGGAATGTGGATGATGCGGAAGACTTGACGATCGAAGCATTTGCCAAAGCCTTCAAAAACCTGAAACGGTTCAAAAAAGACTATACCTTCAGCACCTGGCTTTTCCGTATTGCCACGAATAATGCTATTGATTTCATTCGAAAGAAAAAGCTTGAGACCTACAGCCTCAACACTTCTTTTACCGATGAAAGTGGTGACTCGGTAAACATCGATGTGGAAGATCGGAACCTGACCCCTGACGAAGAAACCATCAAAACACAAAAAATAGAACTGGTTAGGATGTTTGTGACCAAGCTTCCTGCTAAATATCAGCGACTGGTTCGGCTGCGCTACTTTGACGAGCTTTCTTATGAGGAGATCGCCAAAGAACTGGATGCTCCTCTGGGCACCGTGAAAGCGCAACTCCATCGGGCACGTGAATTGATGTATGATCTTGTAAAAGACAAAAAGTCCCACATTTAA
- a CDS encoding glycosyl hydrolase — protein sequence MNKLQSLFSLLLIALQFSAFSQVDPDLFKQLRFRFVGPEGNRAIAIAGVPGDPMVNYIGAASGGLWKTTDGGIKWKPVFDGQEASSIGSIAITPSNPDVVWVGTGETFLIRPAHAMGDGIYKSEDGGSTWQHMGLEKSGRIGRIVVHPTNPDIVYAAALGHTHAPQRERGVYRTTDGGKSWEQILFVDEGTGAADIAIDPKNPDRLIAGMWSVQINTWKLNSGGPGGGVYRSVDGGDTWVPLKENGLPGGQNNPVGKTGVAISYSNPEVIYALFEIESPALYRSKDFGETWELMTRNHDINERAPYYTRMAVSTDNPDKLYFANVKFITSEDGGKTISGSYSAGGDNHDIWVDPTNPNRFMVAHDGCASITLNGGESFQRIVLPIAQMYHVAVDDQIPYNLYGNRQDGYSYRGPSNSRQGYIPIGLWEGVGGCESGFAQPDPLDNNIVWSGCYDGGLERYDARTGHARDVRVWPEAGYGWAPADMKYRWFWNFPIAFSPNVAHRVYVGSQYVHKTDDDGQSWQVISPDLTLNRKEHQQTSGGVAVDNLMTFDASVLISIVESPLESGLIWTGSNDGQVHITRNFGEKWENVTSNIQGLPELGTISNIEISRYAKGTAYISVDLHHLGDFDPYVYKTTDYGKTWKKISESVPKSIHSFAHVIKEDPKQAGMLYLGVDNGVYVSFDNGDNWMRLRNNLPPAPVYWLEIQERFDDLVIGTYGRGYYILDNIGPLREYAAKAAEQEVHLFDLRSAYRFHDKQAIKTDGPSFNSGRNPAYGADINYLLKDTAQNPVKVEILTQSGEVVRTIEGTNRKGVNRIMWDLRYEPTFKPRLRTKPPGRPWVQLNGEGWRPLVTWDLDLWRGQLGPRVVPGNYVVKLIVDDQEITKEVQVLKDPASVGSQAEIAAQVDLALELRDAMNIAVNMINTLELIRSELKQLEPKLERKADLKRAKELDALAQSISAGLYDIQLTGAREDAFRAPMKLYGRLSALASDLSGHGVDFSPTDQQKAVYDVLDQRLTKLESRFKQYVDVEVNKMNDQLKNEELKILLEQGSSQ from the coding sequence ATGAACAAACTTCAGTCCCTTTTTTCCTTGCTATTGATCGCGCTGCAATTCAGTGCTTTCTCACAAGTAGACCCAGACCTATTTAAGCAATTAAGGTTTCGATTTGTAGGCCCGGAGGGTAACCGAGCCATTGCCATCGCAGGTGTGCCAGGCGATCCGATGGTCAACTACATTGGAGCAGCTTCAGGGGGGCTTTGGAAAACAACGGATGGCGGCATCAAATGGAAGCCTGTTTTTGATGGTCAGGAAGCCTCCTCTATTGGCTCCATAGCCATCACCCCTTCCAATCCTGATGTTGTTTGGGTAGGTACCGGGGAAACCTTCTTGATTCGTCCGGCCCACGCTATGGGTGATGGCATCTATAAATCCGAAGATGGAGGAAGTACATGGCAGCACATGGGGCTTGAGAAAAGTGGTAGAATTGGCCGTATTGTTGTCCACCCTACCAATCCTGATATCGTTTATGCAGCGGCCCTGGGACATACCCATGCACCTCAACGAGAACGCGGAGTATATCGAACCACGGATGGTGGAAAATCCTGGGAACAGATCCTCTTTGTGGATGAGGGAACCGGAGCAGCTGATATTGCCATAGACCCAAAAAATCCAGACCGTTTGATTGCCGGCATGTGGTCTGTTCAGATCAATACCTGGAAACTGAACAGCGGAGGTCCTGGTGGTGGAGTATATCGGTCAGTAGACGGGGGAGATACCTGGGTACCATTGAAAGAAAATGGACTTCCCGGAGGACAGAACAACCCGGTAGGAAAAACAGGAGTGGCCATTTCTTATTCTAACCCGGAAGTGATCTATGCGCTTTTTGAGATTGAAAGCCCCGCATTATACCGGTCGAAGGACTTTGGAGAAACCTGGGAATTGATGACCCGAAATCATGACATTAACGAACGTGCTCCGTATTATACACGAATGGCGGTTTCCACGGATAATCCAGACAAGCTGTATTTTGCCAATGTCAAGTTCATCACCTCAGAAGACGGGGGAAAAACCATCAGCGGCAGTTACAGTGCCGGAGGTGATAATCACGACATCTGGGTGGACCCGACGAACCCGAATCGCTTCATGGTGGCACATGATGGCTGTGCGAGCATCACTTTAAATGGTGGTGAGAGCTTTCAACGCATAGTGTTGCCCATTGCGCAGATGTATCATGTGGCCGTAGATGATCAGATTCCTTACAACCTTTACGGCAACCGACAAGATGGCTATTCCTATCGGGGACCAAGCAACAGCCGACAGGGTTACATTCCCATTGGCCTTTGGGAAGGTGTAGGCGGTTGTGAAAGTGGTTTTGCGCAGCCAGACCCACTGGACAATAACATCGTGTGGTCGGGTTGCTATGACGGTGGCCTGGAACGATATGACGCAAGAACCGGACATGCGCGAGATGTTCGGGTGTGGCCGGAAGCTGGATATGGCTGGGCACCAGCGGACATGAAATACCGATGGTTCTGGAATTTTCCAATTGCTTTCTCACCAAACGTAGCACATCGGGTTTATGTCGGTAGCCAATATGTGCACAAGACAGATGATGACGGACAAAGCTGGCAGGTGATTAGCCCGGACCTGACCCTGAATAGAAAAGAACATCAGCAAACATCGGGCGGTGTAGCTGTAGATAATTTGATGACTTTTGATGCTTCGGTATTGATTTCTATCGTAGAATCTCCGCTTGAATCAGGACTCATCTGGACTGGTAGCAACGACGGACAAGTGCATATCACCCGTAATTTTGGTGAAAAATGGGAGAATGTGACCAGCAATATTCAGGGATTACCTGAGTTGGGGACCATCTCCAATATCGAGATTTCACGCTATGCCAAAGGCACGGCATACATTTCGGTGGACCTGCATCATTTGGGAGATTTCGATCCCTACGTCTACAAGACCACTGATTATGGCAAGACCTGGAAAAAGATCAGCGAATCCGTGCCGAAATCAATTCATAGTTTCGCCCATGTGATCAAAGAAGATCCGAAGCAAGCGGGAATGTTATATCTGGGTGTCGATAATGGCGTTTATGTGAGTTTTGACAATGGCGATAACTGGATGCGTTTGCGGAACAACCTGCCGCCGGCTCCTGTTTATTGGCTGGAAATTCAAGAACGGTTTGATGACCTGGTGATCGGCACCTACGGACGAGGCTATTACATTCTGGATAACATAGGGCCGCTAAGGGAATATGCAGCGAAAGCTGCAGAACAGGAGGTGCACCTATTTGATCTTCGATCTGCTTACCGCTTTCATGACAAACAAGCCATCAAGACAGATGGTCCCAGCTTCAATTCAGGTCGTAATCCTGCATACGGAGCAGATATCAATTACTTGTTAAAAGACACGGCTCAGAACCCAGTAAAAGTGGAGATCCTGACACAATCAGGAGAGGTGGTGCGGACCATTGAGGGCACTAACCGAAAGGGAGTCAACCGGATCATGTGGGACTTGCGATATGAGCCTACGTTCAAACCAAGGTTGCGGACCAAACCTCCGGGCCGACCCTGGGTGCAGCTCAATGGAGAAGGATGGCGCCCATTGGTGACCTGGGACCTTGACCTCTGGAGAGGCCAACTTGGGCCGCGTGTTGTCCCTGGAAATTACGTAGTAAAACTGATTGTGGATGATCAGGAAATCACCAAAGAGGTACAAGTACTTAAAGATCCTGCTTCTGTGGGTTCTCAGGCAGAGATAGCGGCACAGGTAGACCTTGCACTCGAATTGCGAGATGCCATGAACATTGCCGTGAACATGATCAATACCCTGGAATTGATTCGCAGTGAGTTGAAGCAATTGGAGCCAAAACTGGAAAGGAAAGCCGATTTAAAGCGGGCCAAAGAATTGGATGCCCTGGCGCAATCCATTTCTGCCGGACTGTATGATATTCAACTGACCGGTGCCAGAGAAGATGCTTTCCGTGCACCCATGAAGTTGTACGGAAGGCTCAGTGCTTTGGCCAGTGACCTGTCTGGACATGGCGTCGATTTTTCACCGACTGACCAGCAGAAAGCGGTATATGATGTGCTCGACCAGCGACTGACGAAACTGGAATCCAGATTCAAGCAGTATGTGGACGTTGAGGTCAATAAGATGAACGATCAGTTGAAAAATGAAGAATTGAAGATCTTACTGGAGCAGGGAAGTTCTCAATGA
- a CDS encoding SusC/RagA family TonB-linked outer membrane protein, protein MRNILLFVLCLGVTFSLQAQDRTVSGKVTDDSGEPVPGANVILKGTANGTTTSLDGTYRLTVPSDGGTLVFSFIGMVSQEAEIGSRSVVDISMQSDVTELQEVVVTALGVARDKKALGFAVQEVESKALTNSGAASAVDALVGKAAGVQITRSSGSAGGGSRILIRGVTSMVGNNQPLIVIDGVRTNNDSNNSDVNASNTNTNGTATSNRLMDLNVEDIESVSVLKGAAATALYGTAGASGVLVITTKKGQRGTGLRVNFTNSVAFDNITRNPKLQNVYAQGSNGSYRDPSTGASGSWGPRITDLEFSTDRDHPDAPADRAFDADGNYLYDRNGFLVPAGTGNGTPARLYDNLNDFYQTGTTIANSLSIQGGNEIATFRFSFSNHDQEGIIPNEEYKRRTVGLASTLQATEKLSFAATINYARSDLNRIQQGSNTSGLLLGLYRTPISFDNANGFGFDAVDQPSSYIFANGAQRNYRGGGGYDNPYWVINNAVRAEEVNRVFGSFKVNYALNDWLNFSVNVGTDVTNDIREQNFEINSRTNPNGQVFIDDYTTVQTDLIASISGQGQLSNEFALNYTGGINIFTYNDRNSYTQGDGLTIQGFEDISNASTISSIEDDTRYRQLGIFGQVEGSWRNTVFLTVSARQDYDSRLVVPGQEFNASDIGFFYPSVSLSYAFTEMIPDNRFLSFGKLRASWAQVGGPPPFAYLTSTPYETNTVGDGWGPGIAWPIGGQTSFELDNQLGNPQLTPELSTTVEFGLDLRFLDGRVGLDVTYFNRETEDAILNASLPRSTGYSSVWQNAGILESEGWEITLNATPVSIGDFEWNTQINWTRNQSIVKQLAPGIERLFLAGFNSAGSYLVTGNQYGAIFGGAYLREDAGTDRDTDLNIPGGAIVINSDPTSSEYGYQLVDQTQRAIGNPNPDWIAGWNNTFSYKRFTVGFLLDWRQGGDLWNGTAWALSFFGRSQLTAETREEAPIVLPGVINVGDTDNPNYVANNIPIVRDQNYWQSSLGGFGAVGEQFVQDGGWVRLREVSVSYALPSTFFGQSFIKGGSIGFIGRNLWFTTEYDGVDPETSLTGTGNGQGFDYFNQPSTKTALFKLSLNF, encoded by the coding sequence ATGAGGAACATTTTACTTTTCGTTTTGTGCCTCGGTGTGACCTTTTCACTCCAGGCGCAAGACAGAACGGTTTCAGGTAAGGTGACAGATGACAGTGGCGAGCCGGTTCCCGGCGCCAACGTTATCTTGAAAGGTACCGCAAATGGTACTACTACCAGCCTGGACGGTACCTACCGGCTAACCGTGCCCTCTGATGGAGGAACGCTTGTATTCTCCTTCATCGGAATGGTCAGCCAGGAGGCTGAGATCGGGTCTCGATCGGTTGTAGACATCTCCATGCAATCTGACGTTACGGAACTTCAGGAAGTCGTGGTAACTGCTTTGGGTGTAGCCAGGGACAAGAAAGCCCTGGGATTTGCTGTTCAGGAAGTGGAAAGCAAAGCACTCACCAATTCAGGAGCGGCAAGTGCAGTAGATGCACTCGTTGGTAAAGCTGCCGGTGTACAGATCACACGTTCTTCCGGTTCTGCGGGAGGTGGTTCTCGTATCCTTATTCGTGGGGTGACCTCTATGGTAGGTAACAACCAGCCTTTGATCGTTATCGATGGTGTAAGAACCAACAACGATTCGAACAACAGTGACGTCAACGCTTCTAATACGAACACAAATGGAACTGCAACCAGTAACCGGCTGATGGACCTCAATGTAGAAGATATTGAGTCTGTAAGTGTACTTAAAGGAGCTGCTGCTACCGCACTTTACGGTACAGCGGGTGCTTCCGGTGTATTGGTGATCACCACCAAAAAAGGACAAAGAGGTACCGGATTACGCGTGAACTTCACCAACTCCGTCGCTTTCGACAACATTACCAGAAACCCTAAGCTGCAAAACGTCTATGCACAGGGTAGTAATGGTAGCTACAGAGATCCTTCAACAGGTGCTTCTGGTTCATGGGGACCTAGAATCACTGATCTGGAATTTTCTACGGATCGCGATCATCCGGATGCACCTGCAGACAGAGCATTCGACGCAGATGGCAACTATTTGTACGACCGAAATGGCTTCCTGGTACCTGCTGGAACCGGAAATGGCACGCCAGCCAGATTGTACGACAACCTGAATGATTTTTACCAAACAGGTACTACCATCGCTAACTCATTGAGTATCCAGGGAGGCAACGAAATCGCAACGTTCCGATTCTCTTTCTCCAATCACGATCAGGAAGGGATCATTCCTAATGAAGAGTATAAAAGAAGAACGGTCGGATTGGCCAGCACACTGCAAGCCACTGAAAAGCTGTCTTTCGCAGCTACGATTAATTACGCAAGATCTGACTTAAACAGAATCCAGCAAGGTTCTAACACCTCTGGTCTGTTGTTAGGTCTTTACAGAACGCCTATCTCATTTGATAACGCAAACGGATTTGGATTTGATGCTGTTGACCAGCCTTCATCTTACATTTTCGCGAATGGTGCTCAGCGTAACTACCGTGGCGGCGGCGGATATGACAACCCTTACTGGGTAATCAACAATGCTGTCAGAGCAGAGGAAGTCAATCGAGTATTCGGTAGCTTCAAAGTGAACTACGCCCTTAATGACTGGTTGAACTTCTCTGTAAATGTCGGTACGGACGTTACCAACGACATCAGAGAACAAAACTTTGAGATCAACTCCAGAACCAATCCTAATGGACAGGTTTTCATCGACGATTATACCACTGTTCAGACGGACCTGATTGCCAGTATTTCCGGACAGGGACAATTGTCTAACGAGTTTGCCTTGAACTACACAGGAGGTATCAACATCTTTACGTACAATGATCGAAACTCGTACACCCAAGGTGATGGCTTGACCATCCAGGGATTTGAGGACATCAGTAATGCTTCAACCATCAGTTCTATCGAGGATGACACAAGATACCGTCAGTTAGGTATTTTCGGTCAGGTAGAAGGTAGCTGGAGAAACACGGTATTCCTGACCGTAAGTGCTCGTCAGGATTATGACTCAAGATTGGTGGTTCCTGGACAGGAATTCAACGCCAGTGATATTGGTTTCTTCTATCCTTCTGTATCGCTTTCTTATGCTTTCACAGAAATGATCCCTGATAACCGATTCTTGTCTTTCGGTAAATTACGTGCGTCTTGGGCGCAAGTGGGTGGACCTCCACCATTCGCCTACCTGACCAGTACTCCTTATGAAACCAACACCGTTGGTGACGGCTGGGGACCTGGCATCGCATGGCCTATCGGTGGACAGACTTCTTTCGAGTTGGATAACCAGTTAGGTAACCCTCAATTGACGCCAGAGCTTTCTACAACTGTTGAGTTCGGTTTGGATTTGAGATTCCTTGACGGAAGAGTTGGATTGGACGTGACATACTTCAATCGTGAAACGGAAGATGCTATCCTGAACGCTTCTTTGCCTCGATCTACTGGTTACTCCAGTGTATGGCAAAATGCAGGTATCCTCGAGTCTGAAGGCTGGGAAATCACTTTGAATGCTACGCCTGTGAGCATTGGAGATTTCGAGTGGAATACGCAGATCAACTGGACCAGAAATCAGTCCATCGTGAAGCAGTTGGCTCCCGGTATTGAGCGATTGTTCCTGGCTGGGTTCAACAGTGCAGGTAGCTACCTGGTCACTGGTAACCAGTATGGTGCGATCTTCGGAGGTGCTTACCTGAGAGAAGATGCAGGAACCGATAGAGATACTGATTTGAACATCCCTGGTGGTGCGATCGTGATCAACAGCGATCCTACTTCAAGTGAATATGGCTACCAGTTAGTTGACCAAACGCAGCGGGCGATTGGTAATCCTAACCCGGATTGGATCGCAGGATGGAATAACACGTTCTCGTACAAGCGATTCACTGTTGGCTTCCTTTTGGACTGGAGACAAGGTGGTGACCTTTGGAATGGTACGGCATGGGCGCTTTCTTTCTTCGGAAGATCTCAGCTGACTGCTGAAACCAGAGAAGAAGCTCCTATCGTTTTGCCTGGTGTGATCAACGTAGGCGATACAGACAATCCTAATTATGTAGCCAACAACATTCCTATCGTGAGAGACCAAAACTACTGGCAGTCATCTCTTGGTGGATTTGGTGCAGTTGGAGAGCAGTTCGTACAAGATGGCGGATGGGTACGTTTGAGAGAAGTTTCAGTCTCTTATGCGCTTCCTTCTACTTTCTTTGGACAGAGCTTCATCAAGGGTGGATCTATCGGATTCATCGGTCGAAACCTTTGGTTCACAACCGAGTACGATGGGGTTGATCCTGAGACGAGCTTGACAGGAACTGGAAATGGTCAGGGATTTGACTACTTCAACCAGCCAAGCACGAAAACTGCCCTGTTCAAACTCTCACTAAACTTTTAA